From Oceanidesulfovibrio indonesiensis:
GAAAGTGCGCAACGAGGACGGCGAGGTGGTGGCCCATGTCCAGGCCATGGGGTACCGCAAACGGCCGGACGCGTGAACGCGGCCGGACAGGCTGAAGAGTGACGCTGCGGCCTGGCAGCGTCTTCATGCAACCAGGGCTGCCCCCGATGTGACGGGGGGGCATAGAAAATTCGGAGGCCAGAGCGGTTCAGGCCTCGTCGGGCTCCGCGTCTGCTGCCGAGGTTCGGAGCGCCGCGGCGTATCCGGAAGTCGCCGGCGAGCGGAAGTCCACGATCTGCTTGCCGGCGGTGAGCTGCACGGTGGAGAGGGCAGGCTCTGTCTGCGCAAGGATGCGGCCGTCGCGCACCACGTACAGACATTCCGGCATCAGGCGGATGGCCTCGCGCTCGTCATCGGCGTTGAGGACGACAAAGGTTGCGGGCTTGCCTTCCTCTATGCCGTAGTTGTTGTCGACGTTCAGAATTTTCGCTGAGTTGTCGGTAATCATCCGGAACACTTCGAGAATCTGCTCGCGGCCGGAGAGCTGCGCCATGTGCAGCAGCAGGTTCGCGGCCTGGAGCATGGAGCCGCGCCCCAGCGGATACCACGGGTCCATGATGGAATCGTGGCCGATGCCCACGGTGACTCCGGCGGCGAGGAGTTCGTCCACTCGGGTGATCCCCCGGCGCTTTGGGTAGGAATCACCCCTGGCCTGGAGTATGGAATTGTCGAAAGGGTTGGTGATTATGCCCACGTCGGCGCGGGCGAGCAGGCCGATGAGCTTGGCCGCGTAAGCGTTGTTGTAGGAATGCATGGCCGTGGCGTGGCTGGCTGCAACGCGGCCATGCAGACCGCGTTTGATGGTCTGGGCCGCCACGGTCTCGCTGAAGCGGGAGTGGTCGTCGTCGGTCTCGTCGCAGTGAATGTCCACGAGCAGGCCGGTTTCCGAGGCCAGGCCCATGACGTACTCCACCGA
This genomic window contains:
- a CDS encoding cytosine deaminase, which produces MDLVIKNARLPGAETRVDIGVTAGIIHKIGKPDSLTAPRKIDAKGGLVSPPFVDPHVHLDAALTAGDPRHNESGTLLEGIRIWGERKQRLSVEDIKARAYRAITWMVAQGVLFVRTHADASEPTLTTVQALTELRDELRGLVDIQVVAFPQDGIYTHDDGERLMEEAIDLGVDCLGCIPHNEFTREDGVASVEYVMGLASETGLLVDIHCDETDDDHSRFSETVAAQTIKRGLHGRVAASHATAMHSYNNAYAAKLIGLLARADVGIITNPFDNSILQARGDSYPKRRGITRVDELLAAGVTVGIGHDSIMDPWYPLGRGSMLQAANLLLHMAQLSGREQILEVFRMITDNSAKILNVDNNYGIEEGKPATFVVLNADDEREAIRLMPECLYVVRDGRILAQTEPALSTVQLTAGKQIVDFRSPATSGYAAALRTSAADAEPDEA